In the genome of Tsukamurella tyrosinosolvens, one region contains:
- the doeA gene encoding ectoine hydrolase yields MKRRDDMTFPPEEYERRLTELRERMDKRGLDAVVITDPENLMYLTDYQTTGYSFFQALVVPLDDEPVMITRAMEESNVIARTWVERTRPYPDTGDAIQELVLTLKEGGLGTKRVGYERNSYFFPAYQQDRVHTSFQQGVLMDCFGIVEAGRATKSDAEIAVMRKAARAAEAGMAAGLEAAVPGNTENDVAAAISSAMFRAGGEFPSVMPYVASGPRSMIGHATWEGRTIEPGEHVFLEVGGCYRRYHAALMRTAVNGELSPTMYEAQERMKLALSELKSLMRPGMTVSDADSLVRRIISDNTVGARLVTRSGYSIGIAFPPSWDEGYILSLNPGDFTALEPGMTFHVIPWMWGVDGDKTVGISDTIRITDDGCESFFTLDEDFTVHDGAGAPAAPAVNGIAAGDGPQQETNEAEVLP; encoded by the coding sequence ATGAAGCGGCGCGACGACATGACCTTCCCGCCGGAGGAGTACGAGCGGCGGCTCACGGAGCTCCGGGAGCGGATGGACAAGCGCGGGCTCGACGCCGTGGTGATCACCGATCCCGAGAACCTGATGTACCTCACCGATTACCAGACCACCGGCTACTCCTTCTTCCAGGCGCTGGTGGTGCCGCTCGACGACGAGCCGGTGATGATCACCCGCGCGATGGAGGAGTCCAACGTGATCGCGCGGACCTGGGTGGAACGCACTCGGCCCTACCCCGACACCGGCGACGCCATCCAGGAACTGGTGCTCACCCTCAAGGAGGGCGGCCTCGGGACGAAACGCGTCGGCTACGAGCGCAACAGCTACTTCTTCCCCGCCTACCAGCAGGACCGCGTGCACACCTCGTTCCAGCAGGGCGTGCTCATGGACTGCTTCGGGATCGTCGAGGCCGGCCGCGCCACCAAGTCCGACGCCGAGATCGCTGTGATGCGCAAGGCCGCCCGCGCCGCGGAGGCGGGCATGGCGGCGGGCCTCGAGGCGGCGGTCCCCGGCAACACGGAGAACGACGTGGCGGCCGCGATCAGTTCCGCGATGTTCCGCGCCGGGGGCGAGTTCCCCTCCGTCATGCCGTACGTCGCCTCGGGACCGCGGTCGATGATCGGCCACGCGACGTGGGAGGGCCGCACCATCGAGCCGGGCGAGCACGTCTTCCTGGAGGTGGGCGGCTGCTACCGCCGGTACCACGCGGCCCTCATGCGCACCGCTGTCAACGGCGAGCTCTCGCCCACGATGTACGAGGCGCAGGAGCGCATGAAGCTGGCCCTCTCCGAGCTGAAATCGCTGATGCGGCCGGGGATGACGGTCTCGGACGCCGACTCCCTGGTGCGGCGGATCATCTCCGACAACACCGTGGGCGCGCGCCTGGTCACCCGGTCGGGCTACTCGATCGGGATCGCCTTCCCGCCGTCGTGGGACGAGGGCTACATCCTCAGCCTCAACCCCGGCGACTTCACCGCGCTGGAGCCGGGCATGACCTTCCACGTGATCCCGTGGATGTGGGGCGTCGACGGCGACAAGACCGTCGGTATCTCGGACACGATCCGGATCACCGACGACGGCTGCGAGTCCTTCTTCACGCTCGACGAGGACTTCACGGTGCACGACGGGGCCGGCGCCCCGGCCGCCCCCGCGGTGAACGGCATCGCGGCCGGCGACGGGCCACAGCAGGAGACGAATGAGGCGGAGGTGCTGCCATGA